A stretch of Triticum aestivum cultivar Chinese Spring chromosome 1D, IWGSC CS RefSeq v2.1, whole genome shotgun sequence DNA encodes these proteins:
- the LOC123164822 gene encoding uncharacterized protein, translating into MAKLMCLCFIILAIAVAVSADECEGDRQAMIKECAKYQQWSANPKLDPSDACCAVWQKANIPCLCAGVTKEKEKIYCMEKVAYVANFCKKPFPHGYKCGSYTFPPLA; encoded by the exons ATGGCGAAACTAATGTGCTTATGTTTCATCATCCTCGCTATTGCGGTAGCCGTGTCGGCTGACGAATGTGAGGGTGATCGACAGGCCATGATCAAGGAGTGTGCTAAGTATCAACAATGGTCAGCAAACCCGAAGCTAGATCCGTCGGACGCATGCTGCGCCGTGTGGCAGAAGGCAAACATCCCATGCCTTTGCGCTGGTGTCACCAAGGAGAAAGAGAAGATATATTGTATGGAGAAGGTTGCCTACGTTGCCAATTTCTGCAAGAAGCCGTTCCCACATGGCTACAAGTGCGGAA GTTACACATTCCCTCCTCTGGCGTAG